TTAGTGCACCGCCACAAACCGCCATACCACTGCAGGACCACCGAGTATCGCTGCCGCTGTCGATGCCAGACCATTGCTGGACTATCGCCGAGGCACTGTTGCCGACTGAATGACAAGTGGGTCCTATATGCCAGATTAGTTATTCCGGTTAGATTATTGGGTATCTGCTAGAGCATTCTACCCCAATAACTAGAAAATTACTGTATAGCCCCAAATAAGGGCCAATTCTTTCGATCGATTCTCCCAGAATTGATTCCCTTCATTTGACAATCCTAGCTAGTTAGCCTCATCCGCTCCCGGAATCTTCGACATATGAGGGTTAAAGATTATAGGAGAAGCTGGGAAGGGGTCTGAGATTCTGGGAGAATCAAGCAAAAGAATTGGCCCTCAGTGGTTATTGGGGAAGTTTTATTGGGgaattgttggagatgctctaatgttccattttaattaacagcacaaaatccctaaaagcagcaCCTTTGATCCCTTTTATATGTATGGACATCCTCTCTAACCTCAATGCAGCAGAAAGAAAATTGTAGCGCCAATGTGTATCTACAAGGCCCAACACAACAATAGATGTAAAAACATGAAATACGTCATGGTGCACCTTTTTGAAATGAAAATGTAGGGAGAAAGGAATCCCAGTGCTTTTCGAAATAATCAAGCAGTGGGTGATATCAACCATTTCCATAGCTTTCCACTTGCACCTGATAGTTCCATCGGATCTCTTTGTTATTACAGCTTATTCCACATGGAGCCCCTTGACGAGCGCCCATGACATCTCGAGCCGACAGCACTACCACTCCAGAATAGTACAAAGCAAGAAGCCAAACGGAAAGGCATGAACAAAAATGGCTGCCAGGCAGGATTGCTCGGCAGCTGGTGAATGGGATCTATCGGACCAATGCACGAAATGGACATCTTCAGGCCTTCCGCTTGCAGTTGCATCCCATAGCTAGGTTTGATTGAACCAGGGGCCCACCGCATTGTTCCTGTGCCCGTTTCCATGGGTACCCACGCCATTAGGAGCTATGGAGGACGTGTGGATCAATGAGGAAGGCGGTCCAACAGCCATCGAAGACGAGGGGAATAAGCCAGGGACGCTCAAGAGATGGCTGCTGCCTTTCCTTTGCCTGATTGTATGGATCTGTCTCAAACTCTGCTCGTGGATGTTTGCGAGGGTCTCAAGCTCCTCCAGTGACAAAGCTTCCACCCCGACACCATACAGTGGGGCATGCCGAGCCATCTCTTCTTGAAGTGATGTTTCCAGAGTGCGAATATATTGCTGCAATAACACGATGCAATAGTAAATACAATATGCAGCAACGTTCTGATGCAAAATTTCTAACATATAAATAAATAGTCAGGATAAATGTGATCTACTGCAACTTGGATAGTAACGATATAGGTGTACAGTTTGTGCCCTAAGTTTACTGCATTAACCTTGGAACGCCACACTTTCTTAGTTGGTGTTTGGCTCGTTAGTTATTACTGTATCTGTTCAGATCACATATCAGGGTCCCAACAGTTTAGTAAACATGGAAAGTATAGGTAAAACTTATCAGAAACGGAAAATAATCTATTTAAAATATTCTAAACTGGCACCTTAGAAAAAATAGGGCCTCCCAATTTGATCTATGCATGGATGCAATTCAAAATTTCAAGACCATTACTCCTTAAAAATGGCTTTACGTGTCACTTTTCCTACCCTTGCCTACTTTATTTTTATGGCAGTATCATAGTAGGGCCACCCAGTTTTATCTATGCATGGTTACAATTTAAATTTAAAGATGATTACTTTCTAACAATATGGTTTTACATGTTACTTATTCTATCCTCGTCTACTTTGTTTTTATGGCAGTATCATAAGGAAATCAACTCCATTGTATGTGTTTTTTTCTACCAGAACACTATAATGATATTTCATAGCTTAGCTCAAAAGTATATCTCTGGAACATTGGAGAAGATGAAATTATCTATTTTGGAAACTAGCAATCGCAAACCTGGCAAACTTGCAGTTTTGACTCCATTCCATCAATGTAAGCTTCGCAGCGAGAAATTTgatcttctttttctttcttttctccctCGGTTTGTCCAACTTTATGTGTCAGCCTCCTTACTTCAGCCTCAAGTGATTTTCTAATCTCTTCGCGAGCCTGTGTTTCAGCTGCATGTCTTTTTAATTCATCATCAAATCGTTTCCTTGAAGCTTCAGCATTCTTCAGCCTCTCTGCCAATGTATTCTTCTCAGTGGTTACTTTCTGCAGCATACAAGATGGATGCAAACTGTAAAACATCAATGTTGTCTTTCTCGCTGAAATTTCCAATGGTATCACAAGGCAACATTCTAACAGAGTAACAGTTAATAGTAATACCAAAACATACCAACATGACTTGTTTCATATGATCTTGAAATAAGAAACACACCCTTCAAATCTATGAATAAATCTACTAGCGTTTTGCAAATAGGAAACATCAGAGTGCAGAGTTCATTCAGTTCAAAATGTAAAAGTGCAAGCCTACAGTTTTTGGAGAGAGATGGGAATAAGGTAAAAAAAATGATGTTCTTAGTCTCGGAAAGCATAAACTTCATAATCAAGTATTGAAAATTAAGGCCTAGGTTATAAGTTATTCTAAAATAACCAGGTAAAGATAGCTATATGGTTGAAGTACAGCTCAAAATATGGAATTCCCACGAGACTTAAGATCAAATCCCTTTTTTTTACAGAATTAACATCACTATCAAGTGATTAAAAGAAACACAGAAGAATCTATTTTGCTAGACATAAATAAATTGAATAAAATATGTACTGTATGGTTTTGGCAGTAACTCTTACCTTTATTTCTTCGCGTTTCCGTGCTTTAAACTGTGATAGTTGAGTCTCTGCTTCACTAACACGATCATGAAGATTCTTCCTCTCAGCAGATAGCTTTGCAATTTGCTCGTCTTTCTCTGATCGCACCCATTCCATCTGATTCTCAATCTCCCGCATCTGCCTGGAGAGTTCCTTCTTCTCCCGAATATGACGATCCTTCTCAGCTTTTAGTTCAGACTACAACAATTATAAAATAAACAAAGTGTTAAGCtgagaaacaaacaagaaaggcaAGTAAGCAGCTGAATCACAACAAAGAAATACCCTTAGATGTCCTGTAGTTGCCTCAGACTCAGTTAGTCGTTGGGCTAATACAGCTTTTTCATTGGTAAATTTAGTTTGATCCATGTCCATCTCCTCCCGCAAACGAATATTCTCATCCTCAGTAGCACATATTTGGTGCCAAAGATTAGCACGATCGGCCTGAGCAACTTCAGCAGCTTCCCGCATCATGTTTAACACAGGTCTAGCAATTCCAAACTCCTCCTTAACAAGAAATACCAAGACATCCATATCTATGTCAACTTCTCGGCAGTTATCTGAGGTATTTGTTGCCCGGTCAACGAGGCCCTTCAGAAATCTGCATCTATAATGATCCTCGGCATAGATCTTAAACATGATGGCATAAAGCATCCGCACGAAGTCTTGGACCCTCGCTGAGGTAGATAGAGACAATACCTCACCAAGTGCAAGGACTGAGGTGAATTCACCTTCTTGGATGGGCGAGGGTTCAAACTGCCCATCTAATAGAACTTGTTTGCTCTGCAAATCATACACGACAGCCCCAGACTTTGAACTTAACTTGTGAGAATGCCTTCTTTCCAACACCATGGCTACTAATTGCAGCCCAAAGGCCCCTTGCAATAAAGCCCTTTCAAAAACCCGTGCAACTTCCACAAATGATCCAGGTACTGATAACATTTCTATGAGTACAAAAACATCTGATAGATGGTTGCTTCCATGTACAGCTTGCTCTTGCCAAGAAGGCATCCCTTCAGCTGAAAGCCCATCTTTACTACAAGTACTAGAAGGCGTGGAGAGACAACTGTTATCAGGTTCAGGGTCAGAATCAATATCCTTCAATAATGCTTCAGCTACATCTGGCCAGTTATGCACCGTTTTAGACAAAAACTCAAGCACACAAGGTGGAACTTCAGTACCCAAATGTTTCAATCTCCATCGAACAGCTCTAACCTTTGGGGGGGAAAATGTAAGTGCACTTAGTAGTAGTAATATGAAAAGATTGTATAAGTAAAGAGAGAGTAAAAAGAGATTTATCGATGGTAAACATACGGCTTGAGGAATATGCTGGCACTGTGATGCCGCCTTGAGAATGAATGAAATGGCTGCTACAAGAGGCTCATCATTTGAATCAGACAACAATTCAAGTGCATGAAATGATACTCGTTTCCAGACATCAGCATCAAATTCTAACTCAGATAAGGCACCAAAAACCTGCCATGATGGgaaagaaaaaatcaaaataTATCACACACTCACTTGTACTCCCTCCTTACAAAATGTAGTGCAtatagatttttttttaaaagtcaaacctcacaaactttgaccaagtttgtaGAGAAACATTTACATCTAGAATGCCAAATATATATCATTAGATTCATCATAAGttgtagtttcatattttataTATTGGTATTGTAGATAAATACTAGTTTTCTCTATAAACTTAATCAAAGTTTGTAAAGTTTGACTTCCCAAAAATCTATACGCACTACATTATGGGGTGGAGGGAGTATATGACTAGCCTGCTATATCATGAATGATGGCTATCTTCAGAAATACAGAGACATTAAGGTCACAAATATAGAGACATGAACGTCATAATATTCAGGTAATTCAGACATCTGTTCACCCAAAGAAGTGGAAATGTTATGTTTCTTTGCAAAGATGAAATTAGGCAAAAGAAAAAGTAACATTAGTTCAAAGCGTCAAACTTACCGGTAACCTCAGTGATGGCTCAGCATCTGCCTTTTCAAGATGATCTAAAAGGGCACAAACAGCAAGTGAGTGTTCTGGCCCATCAACCAACTTTGGTACAAGGGCGATGAAATCAGGTTGAAGCTTCTTTGGAGCTTTCTCTAGTACAAGTGCAATTTTCTGGACAGACTTAGGCCGCTTTCTTGGTTCAGGACATCCATGTGGGACAGCACAGTCTAGTGCCTTCAATGAATTAACAATTAGTCCTAACAGTTCCTCTGACTGGTCTGGCCATTTGGTCTGAAAAAAACAGCAGGTTAGCATACTggtaaaataaaatatgaaaatgagGCTGAATATGATAGGACCCTCAAATCATACCCCAGAAGTttgatcagaactttcatcccctGGCAGATCGATGGCAGTTGTCTCTGGAGGACAACTGGACTGTTCTAGAATCTTGACAGGCATCTCATTTGCACTTAGCTCTGCATTTTCTACTCCAAGATTACGCCTAAAATTAACACTATCAGATTCAGCCGTTTCATACTGATTTCTGCATGCGCATTCTGCTTGTTCGCCTTCCACAATGAGCTCTGATGGAGAGCTAGCCCCATTTGAATCAGGAGCAGTTTTAGAGCTTGCTGAGGAGGAGCCATATGATGATCTTTCATCTGAAGGTTGGCAGCACTCAACCATTATATCCAAAAGCAAATCAATTATAGCTTGCTTTAAGACGCTAACACCCATCAATAAATTTATGAGACTTGTGGAGCTTGAATCACACTTTGAAGAATCTTTCTTCCCACCACCCTTGGTGGACACTTTGGCAGGAAGAAGCATGCGCTTCACTTTGGTTGGGTTATCCAGATAAACGCGCAGACCAGTAAGAAATCCAGCAATCGCGCTAGCATCCGTCAAAATTTTCTCTCTTAAGGTAACCTGCGGCTGAGTATAGTTGTCTCCATATGTAAGAGAAAATCCAGCTCTTGAGAGGAGGTTTCGGAACATATCTTCCTCATCGCCACTCATATCATCACTGTTTTCAGACTCGATAAGTTCATCAGGATCTGTTGACAACTCATCCTGGTCATCATCTGAGGCAAATACCTGCCAGATAAGTTAATTGGGAATTACTATTGCAAACCATAGTTCTCACAGATAAATGTTATCCTATCGACCATAACTTCCTTTAGAGGTAAAAAGGAGGCAAACGTCATGTACTCAACATAGACTGATAATTCAGAcagtattttatatatttttcatgtTTAGCCCTGTTACCATTACTGGATTACACAAAATATACACTTAAGGTTCTTGGTTAGTTGATGAAAAGATATACACGTATGAGAGCTAACTTATCCCCAACAGTAATCTGATCAATGTTACAATTTATCATGTACAATAAACTCGAGTGCTTGTAAGAAAAACATATTTGTCAGCTGtactgttaaaagttggcatgtacTTGCAGCTCATGAATTACAAGTCGGTAATGATAGTTGCTAAATCATAAAGTGCTAGTCTCCAAAGCTCATAAAATTTTCAGAGTAATCAAAATATTGCATTCCACAGTTTAACTGTACCTTGAAGTACTCAAATTGTAGATTCGCCAGGCTTAAAGTTAGTCAGTGATTGGTATGACCAGTTTATTAAATGCTAAATATTGCAATCAAGATCTAATTAGAAGTGGCCTACACTCTGGTCAAATAAGAGTACCCTAGGACTTCGCATTCTTAATTATTTCTCCTTGTGTACCTTCATacacaatataacatatgctgcaCAACTACATTAAAGCTGAACTTTTGGTTATTACAACTACAGCCTTTTTGCATGCCCTGTCACATCAAAGCAGTTTAGGGAACGCCCTGGAGCCTTGCAGAACAAGCACAAATAGACAGGCCCAATGAAAGATTAGCAAACCTAACCTCACCTCGAGATCAGAGAAGTCAAACCATGGACAGCAGTCTATGATTTCACAAACGAAGACAACAGTGTCCCGGACAAGAAAGCCAGCTTCAGGATCCAGAATGTCTGAAACCTTCATAAACTGGAGAACTGAATTGTTCCATGTTTTTGTGCAGATTGAAGATTCTTTGCACACGGTTTTCAAAGAGTTCTTCTGGTTGAGTATAGCCATCTTATAATGTACCCAAAAGTTCTTATCAGGATCAACCCCAGATGACTGATCACTCTCCAGATATATGCACATTGTATCAAATGATTCATATACACCTGCAGGTTGTGTTATGTAAGGACAAAATATGAAAACACAAAAGAAACTATACGGTACAAGGCGTGAATAGTAAGTAAACTTCGTTTACCTATCCGCAGCTCACAGCCACCAGCCTGAAAATATTTACTGAAAATTTTTCTTGTCTCCATAATCTCCTTAAAGGACAAGAAATTTTCCACCTTCCACGTAAATGACGGATGTCTTGGTAAAGTATCAATCTGATATCCAGAACTTGAACTGCATATTTCAGAATCTTCATCACTAAGCTCTTGCACAGTTGCTGTTTCCTTCAGAATGAGAACCTCTGCAGAGAACACAACAGTGTCCTGTACAAGAAAACCAGCATCCTGGTCGAAGAGGCTAGTTAATGTCAGAAATTCACGCCAGCCCCAATCCTTCGCTGACTTAGAGTAACGATTTTGAGACTCTTTCATGATTGACTTCTCCTCCCCTTTTTGATTGATAACAGACAATCTATGGCTCACAAAGCAGGTCCATTCACTGGTAGTATTTCGGGGATCTGTCACTTCCAAAAACACTGAGAGGTGGCATGGCGGTTGAGACTGCCCTGATTGCAGCAACATTAAGAGAACCAACTGATGAAGTCAGTACATACATTCTGATAGTGCAGTTACCTAAATTTAAAAAGCAACAATACTGATAGCTAACTGAAAGGAAACTGGCAGTGATTTGCTTGCAATGAGACCACAAGTTCACAAGGATAGATAAGGGGCTGAAATGCGTGGAATATAAATTAAATAAATAGCAATTCATGCACAAGGATAAATAAGTAGGCGACTAAAATATGTGGCATATAAATTAAAAAAAGGTAATTCAAATTCTGCCTACATATGTGTACAGTGTCGTTTAAAAAATTACGACGCAGAGGCTGAACCAACAAACACTCCAAACTTAAAAACTCATTGATAAACCCAGGGTGCACTCAAAATGTCAAATGATTTTATTGCTGCTGTTCACTATACTTATAATTCTTTTAGGATCAACCCATAGAATAAATGAACTTCATTATCTAGCCTCTAGGCAAGATATATTCATCACTCATGATTTAACAGCTGAAGTTAATTCACTGTGGTTGCTACTATTGGAGGGAAGTGCATAGAACAGTCTGAAATTTTCACAAGTTTACATAAGGTGAATGGACATCGTGCAAGGATAGACCTTGGATGGTCAAGATGAGAAATAATTACTCCCGGCAAGTGGTTGTACCAACAACCTCCTTGTTGGTTAAGGCACCTCCAAGAAAACCATGAAAGAATAAACATGGATGTGGAGCATGCTATAATATGTGGGACAAAAAGGCACGTCAACCATAAAGGGGCTGCAGATGCAAGCACTTACGCCAAAtctgctgtgaaaagaaaaacaAGTGTGGGGGGTCTAAAATAACAACCAATTCAGTACACATTTTGTCTTCTGTGCAGGATACAATGGGCTCAAAATTTGCAGTTGCACAGACCATCCAAAATGTATATCCTTTTTTAGATATTTTTATAACATTGAAGTTGATTTTTCGATGGCGATCAAATGGACTTGTTATCAATTTAGTAGTGCCCCATGAGTCATGGCATACTGTTCTGGAAGAGGTAAGGTAACAGGCTAACAGCTATTTAACAAAACAAATATCCAAGCGCATGTTATTCACAAGGTTGGCTGTCAACTGTTGAGAACAGTTTATATCAGAGCAAATAGTGATAGACCATATCAAACAGGGATAACTGACACAATAATTGCAAGAAACGTATAAAATGGGCTTGTGCCTCTTCATAGGCAATTATTCAAATTTCTAAAAAAGGTGATCAAAGCCACACCACTGAATCTATCAAGTGATACAAGCTAGTAGCTATATTGTCTAAATAAAACCACAAGCATGAATTTTCTGGTGAAGTCCACTTACTGAATgcaaaattccaactcaaaacAGCTCAAAATCTAATTTACGCCAAGGGCCACCTATGGCCTATAGTGGATTCTCAATGTTGCAAATGGTTAAGAAACTCAGCCCATTTAGCAAGTGACAGTTCTGATCAAATCATTTAGGCACAAATATACTACGTTTGGTTATCACGTTTTTAGCAGTATATGTCAGCAAACTTCATAGAGTTGATGTTGAAACTACCAGATGAATGTTGAGAAGGCATTTTTTCAAATACTTACCACGTGGATAAACAATAAGGCGGCAGTCCCGATTCCCGACCTGAAATCGTCTGCTCTTGATGCATAAACCAGTGATCTTCCTCTTCTTGAGCAGCTCCTTTAATCTTGTGAAGTTTTCGATCCTCCACACAAACTTCCCAAAGTGCCCATCCGACTTTCTAGTCCCAGATCGTCCACCCCCAGCACCACTAATGCCTGTCACCGGCGGTAAGGTACGAGTGAATGAGTTAGACTCCTTGATCACATGCACCGAGGCATTAAACACCACAGCCCCATCAAACAGGTAACCCCCATCGGCAGCCAAAAACTCATCCATCTTCAGGTAATCCCCCCATCCAAGGCTGGCACTGTCTGCTCCAAACCGCCCATATGAGTCCCTATGAATGTGGCTCCCCCCAGGCTTCTGATTAAGGATTGAAACACGGAAAAGACACCAGCAGCCACGGTCAGCATCAGGCACGCCACTCCCTGAACTAGTTGACGCCAATGCTGACGCTGATGATGCCGAGGTTGCCTGAACCACAGGCTCCTTGCCCTCCAGGCACACCGACAGATGTTCTGCACCAGATACATTACTCTGGTAGACACTGATCCGGAGTCCACAGTCACTCCCACCAGCAGCGGCGGCAGCAGGGAAGAATGCGGGACTCATAATCTTCTGTGTGCGGATCATCTCCCGGAAGAGGCTGAAGTTGAACACCTTCCAGGTGAAGCGGCCGTCGGCCTCGGCAAAGGAGGCGGTCTCCGATAGCACCGAAATGTCGGCAGCAATGACAAGGGAATCGTGGGGCGGCAGGaggaaggaggcggcggcggatggggcgAAGTCGCACCAGCCGTGCGAACGTTTCTTAGAGGAGAAACGGTGCCAGGAATCGCGCGCAAGGGATTTGGAGTTATCGGAGGGGTGGACGACGGAGAGGCGGTAGCTGAGGAAGCAATCCCATTTGGAggatgtggtggtggtggaggaggaggaggaggacgatgggGTTTTTGGGTCGAGGACCTGGAGGTAGAGGGATAGGTATCCCGGGAGGGATTGGGTGTCGCCGCGCGGGTAGAGGAGAAGGCGGCAGTCGAAGCCGCCGACCTCGAAGTAGCGGCTGTAGAAGGTGCGGGCGCGGGTGCGGGGGAAGTCCGGCAGGGTCCATCggcaggaggcggaggcgtcgccGCGGCGCTCGACCGAGAAAGTGGCCGAGGCGGGGTCGGAGTGCGATGGCGAGGGATCATCGGTggccggcgccgccgccgccggcgccgccgcgggAGGCGACACAGTGGTGGGCTTCATGGATTGGGGATTTTTCGTTTGTTTTCTCGAGATGTTTTGTTCTGGGGGCGACGGTTTTGGTTTCCTTGGTCTCACGAAGGCAGCGAAGCCGCAggggaggtgaggaggaggaggagtgtccTTCCACTTGGTTTTCTAGCCTTTTCCATTTCTTCTTATATTatttgtcccaaaaaataataatacttgTATCGCTTAATTTAATTTGAGAACATTAATGTACGTGATGCTACATGCGGATATTGGATTTTTCTTCTCGAAGCACATATAAAGCAGCCTTTTATCTCTACTACTTTtaaaaaaatagttttttttACCGGAGAAAATGAAACATTAGGTGGGTTTtctcatcatcatatttcttATCTTGTCGGTATTTTTTCATTCAATCACATCTAACTGTACCATTCAAATACGCCACTCAATCATATTATCCAATCATATCTAATTGTACCATTCAAATACGCCACTCAATCATATTAATCTACTTGCCTTTTGCATCATGACTCTACCTTAATTAGCTTACCTTTTTTAATAACATGGAATTACGTTATTTAATTTCACACCATATTTTACCGTACCTTTCTATATGTCTTTCAATCATATTAATTCATTTACCATGCATGACTAGACTACCAAATTATCGAGATAAAAAATATATGAACCTCGTGACTCTCAACGCATGGGGACATTATTGAAAAAGATAGTGATAGTTAGAAGTATATAAATATCCTTTTATATTTAAGCAAATGGCCTATATGACTCTCATACCGTTTTCTACCAGAATATCAATTTGTCGTCGTTTACTCAGGACagtagccatgggtaggctaatcgaGAATGGTTGTAGCCGaaggtgtaacgcccaagatgcgactctaTCCTTAATTTGACACGAGGACCTCGTCAagaatagaagcgcatctcgtcgtttcgcaaaaatggatatcgttacaagtacatgtactgaaaagaagagatatatagaattgcctTACACTCGTTACAAGCTACATCACAGTCGTATCAGTACAAtatataaacatcatgaagaagaacagggtccggctacggccgaaaacaaacaagaaaagaaaacggcgtccatccttgctatcccaggttgccggcctggaacccatcctagatcgatgaaaaagaagaacaagcaactccaaatgaacaatcaacgcgctcgcgtcaagtaacctttacatgtacctgcaactggtgttgtagtaatctgtgagccacacgggactcaacaatctcatttccgaaggtatcaagactagcaaagcttaataggtgaggtatggttaagtggtgaggttgcagcaagcgactaagcattatatgaggtggctaacttacgagtacaagaataaagaggggggtgatctacgcatagcggacgtaaactactgatgatcgaatgaatgatcttgaacacctacttacgtcaaacataatcccaccgtgtcctcgaccg
This genomic stretch from Hordeum vulgare subsp. vulgare chromosome 6H, MorexV3_pseudomolecules_assembly, whole genome shotgun sequence harbors:
- the LOC123406227 gene encoding uncharacterized protein LOC123406227 isoform X1: MKPTTVSPPAAAPAAAAPATDDPSPSHSDPASATFSVERRGDASASCRWTLPDFPRTRARTFYSRYFEVGGFDCRLLLYPRGDTQSLPGYLSLYLQVLDPKTPSSSSSSSTTTTSSKWDCFLSYRLSVVHPSDNSKSLARDSWHRFSSKKRSHGWCDFAPSAAASFLLPPHDSLVIAADISVLSETASFAEADGRFTWKVFNFSLFREMIRTQKIMSPAFFPAAAAAGGSDCGLRISVYQSNVSGAEHLSVCLEGKEPVVQATSASSASALASTSSGSGVPDADRGCWCLFRVSILNQKPGGSHIHRDSYGRFGADSASLGWGDYLKMDEFLAADGGYLFDGAVVFNASVHVIKESNSFTRTLPPVTGISGAGGGRSGTRKSDGHFGKFVWRIENFTRLKELLKKRKITGLCIKSRRFQVGNRDCRLIVYPRGQSQPPCHLSVFLEVTDPRNTTSEWTCFVSHRLSVINQKGEEKSIMKESQNRYSKSAKDWGWREFLTLTSLFDQDAGFLVQDTVVFSAEVLILKETATVQELSDEDSEICSSSSGYQIDTLPRHPSFTWKVENFLSFKEIMETRKIFSKYFQAGGCELRIGVYESFDTMCIYLESDQSSGVDPDKNFWVHYKMAILNQKNSLKTVCKESSICTKTWNNSVLQFMKVSDILDPEAGFLVRDTVVFVCEIIDCCPWFDFSDLEVFASDDDQDELSTDPDELIESENSDDMSGDEEDMFRNLLSRAGFSLTYGDNYTQPQVTLREKILTDASAIAGFLTGLRVYLDNPTKVKRMLLPAKVSTKGGGKKDSSKCDSSSTSLINLLMGVSVLKQAIIDLLLDIMVECCQPSDERSSYGSSSASSKTAPDSNGASSPSELIVEGEQAECACRNQYETAESDSVNFRRNLGVENAELSANEMPVKILEQSSCPPETTAIDLPGDESSDQTSGTKWPDQSEELLGLIVNSLKALDCAVPHGCPEPRKRPKSVQKIALVLEKAPKKLQPDFIALVPKLVDGPEHSLAVCALLDHLEKADAEPSLRLPVFGALSELEFDADVWKRVSFHALELLSDSNDEPLVAAISFILKAASQCQHIPQAVRAVRWRLKHLGTEVPPCVLEFLSKTVHNWPDVAEALLKDIDSDPEPDNSCLSTPSSTCSKDGLSAEGMPSWQEQAVHGSNHLSDVFVLIEMLSVPGSFVEVARVFERALLQGAFGLQLVAMVLERRHSHKLSSKSGAVVYDLQSKQVLLDGQFEPSPIQEGEFTSVLALGEVLSLSTSARVQDFVRMLYAIMFKIYAEDHYRCRFLKGLVDRATNTSDNCREVDIDMDVLVFLVKEEFGIARPVLNMMREAAEVAQADRANLWHQICATEDENIRLREEMDMDQTKFTNEKAVLAQRLTESEATTGHLRSELKAEKDRHIREKKELSRQMREIENQMEWVRSEKDEQIAKLSAERKNLHDRVSEAETQLSQFKARKREEIKKVTTEKNTLAERLKNAEASRKRFDDELKRHAAETQAREEIRKSLEAEVRRLTHKVGQTEGEKKEKEDQISRCEAYIDGMESKLQVCQQYIRTLETSLQEEMARHAPLYGVGVEALSLEELETLANIHEQSLRQIHTIRQRKGSSHLLSVPGLFPSSSMAVGPPSSLIHTSSIAPNGVGTHGNGHRNNAVGPWFNQT
- the LOC123406227 gene encoding uncharacterized protein LOC123406227 isoform X2 translates to MKPTTVSPPAAAPAAAAPATDDPSPSHSDPASATFSVERRGDASASCRWTLPDFPRTRARTFYSRYFEVGGFDCRLLLYPRGDTQSLPGYLSLYLQVLDPKTPSSSSSSSTTTTSSKWDCFLSYRLSVVHPSDNSKSLARDSWHRFSSKKRSHGWCDFAPSAAASFLLPPHDSLVIAADISVLSETASFAEADGRFTWKVFNFSLFREMIRTQKIMSPAFFPAAAAAGGSDCGLRISVYQSNVSGAEHLSVCLEGKEPVVQATSASSASALASTSSGSGVPDADRGCWCLFRVSILNQKPGGSHIHRDSYGRFGADSASLGWGDYLKMDEFLAADGGYLFDGAVVFNASVHVIKESNSFTRTLPPVTGISGAGGGRSGTRKSDGHFGKFVWRIENFTRLKELLKKRKITGLCIKSRRFQVGNRDCRLIVYPRGQSQPPCHLSVFLEVTDPRNTTSEWTCFVSHRLSVINQKGEEKSIMKESQNRYSKSAKDWGWREFLTLTSLFDQDAGFLVQDTVVFSAEVLILKETATVQELSDEDSEICSSSSGYQIDTLPRHPSFTWKVENFLSFKEIMETRKIFSKYFQAGGCELRIGVYESFDTMCIYLESDQSSGVDPDKNFWVHYKMAILNQKNSLKTVCKESSICTKTWNNSVLQFMKVSDILDPEAGFLVRDTVVFVCEIIDCCPWFDFSDLEVFASDDDQDELSTDPDELIESENSDDMSGDEEDMFRNLLSRAGFSLTYGDNYTQPQVTLREKILTDASAIAGFLTGLRVYLDNPTKVKRMLLPAKVSTKGGGKKDSSKCDSSSTSLINLLMGVSVLKQAIIDLLLDIMVECCQPSDERSSYGSSSASSKTAPDSNGASSPSELIVEGEQAECACRNQYETAESDSVNFRRNLGVENAELSANEMPVKILEQSSCPPETTAIDLPGDESSDQTSGTKWPDQSEELLGLIVNSLKALDCAVPHGCPEPRKRPKSVQKIALVLEKAPKKLQPDFIALVPKLVDGPEHSLAVCALLDHLEKADAEPSLRLPMSELPEYYDVHVSIFVTLMSLYF